The following coding sequences are from one Panicum hallii strain FIL2 chromosome 5, PHallii_v3.1, whole genome shotgun sequence window:
- the LOC112893683 gene encoding dof zinc finger protein 5-like: MANLPDADAAGFKLFGKVIQPPDAHRAAEEGAAGAPPTPQQQPMAAAAAAAVLPPPQPQSPPLPPPALQLQAAGAGAGAGAGGAGEPLPCPRCGSRETKFCYFNNYNVRQPRHLCRACRRYWTAGGALRRVASASPGRRRPRPAARSAAAAAAIATASSTAAAEEGGGER, translated from the coding sequence ATGGCTAACCTCCCCGACGCGGACGCCGCGGGGTTCAAGCTCTTCGGCAAGGTCATCCAGCCCCCCGACGCGCACCGCGCCGCGGAggagggcgcggcgggcgccCCTCCTActccgcagcagcagccgatggcggcggcggcggcggcggcggttctTCCGCCTCCGCAGCCCCAGTCCCCGCCGCTCCCGCCGCCGGCTCTGCAGCTgcaggcggccggcgccggcgcgggtgccggggccgggggcgcgggcgagCCGCTGCCGTGCCCGCGGTGCGGGAGCCGGGAGACCAAGTTCTGCTACTTCAACAACTACAACGTGCGGCAGCCGCGCCACCTCTGCCGCGCGTGCCGCCGCTACtggacggccggcggcgcgctccGCCGCGTGGCCTCCGCGTCCCCGGGCCGCCGCAGGCCGCGCCCGGCCGCCCgatcggccgccgccgccgccgcaatcgcCACCGcgtcctccaccgccgccgccgaggaggGGGGCGGGGAGCGTTGA